A part of Ptychodera flava strain L36383 chromosome 11, AS_Pfla_20210202, whole genome shotgun sequence genomic DNA contains:
- the LOC139143711 gene encoding von Willebrand factor D and EGF domain-containing protein-like, with translation MMVTFPLRHYVNSVFLLVFLFLPFVIANAPLPRPSFTSGWLPIQSQAGDNSFMSIPHYLNELPVFVQVLARAVDGPNAGFLFHGVGSAQIDDDRNVDYGGVVYSYNEQTVRLWVPTFRNNYNRGSVIYTGGSLWGTPHYQVSHSAEVKVDAWLNDSFPEPDYSSEWFQFSANNGVNSFKEIRHGLAERPSFVRVQYKDLNPTNDFLGYTYDAYGAAQSDDDTPSRSYHGIVFSFNGNFVRIWAPDRNNFNNPSAYVGFAGGMRDGWGNSLFNTYFDDAIVKVTVWTDSFPTPDFETNGSLQMGYGNGLDNYREITIPGEITPELVYVQVTAIDGPNNEFSFYGMGVQQAMPGTDVNYGGLIYAYNDTEIRMWSPDTSYGGIINVIDGWGGEINVQTSQIANVTVKIWQTAASDPCHEDNYEEIDNRYRSSAFSSSHFSNISDLICDRDISLAWYRFTSDAGGEIPTSCVNVGMCGTQYPVWINGDIPDGVGINTVEACVNKGGATCCDETIFIRVKRCTDYFVYELKPLSSCPMAYCAGDLEPCPPGERSPTGDFQPGCSDVFPELEHPPLLTHKIDQNIAYFECSFVPLWSNTTSLVEWYLDDELIKYKYLSYKYHTDELPEHEYKLGSTVTCEVSVSYTRYEVFGYPKQSNAIFVGVQILPSEVTVWEDGLPSNVSIVTTIPMRCSFLLRARQNYYGLLRPDIVFDKCQVDKGYDNAESPDIVNIYAIKDCQSEVFYTNIVDVIPSEDCSLSITQGYSEYFGVNTEDVDCGSCCGTGDPHYTTFDSSGYDWYGAGDFVLHQSLSRHFQVHVRTWKCWSVTCHCAVAIRENKDVISVDICHGTFEKAAPKIRKLSEHRFARGVIVRKSTSGKEFRIEMPSQAAIRVVTSSTHLNIYLDVPGDDFQHSDGLCGTFDHDSSNDYRKRDGSTLSHTGRRPDAFGESWRIPAGESLLHKLSDAVEEDPRQLKENMTYCSCLGEENECHDSLKDFTDYSYLTDSWTDITDEIDVETTESRTKRDLHAASTNTFTEDVPFLPATLTWPTPSGITEQQARQMCESAVLNSTAAEACADVQGVDLFVGVEGCVEDIGVTDDLAFLAEAVSLMENECVVLTMKNISLYTKDENGTVIGPPSFIFEVICPSQCSGNGECINGTCHCYDGYDGSDCSIDTTAPPTLWYINDVEEHALCDVREDSCQQISVIGDNFLNSEYLVCLYNVIHAPQTTSHPIGEPLKVDSHFNTFREVTCSLPNPMVTPGDPGVTEGSTVSTIEMYVSNDNGVTMSGGLLLTTYDSKCRHCDVTDGCIIKTDACEIEGSCFSDGEYHPYDNSRYCDPTNDQYEWTTDANWVLILAVTLTVALVVVLAIILIFFNRSRLCRRMKTNNKVHHKEKEEEIVIEEQKEPK, from the exons GTGGTTCTTTATGGGGTACACCCCATTACCAAGTTAGTCACAGTGCTGAAGTCAAAGTAGACGCCTGGTTAAATGACAGTTTTCCTGAACCAGACTATTCATCCGAATGGTTTCAATTCAGTGCGAATAACGGTGTGAATTCGTTCAAAGAAATACGTCATGGTCTTGCTGAAAGGCCGTCTTTTGTTAGAGTTCAATACAAGGACTTGAACCCTACAAATGACTTTTTGGGATACACGTATGATGCCTACG GTGCTGCTCAGTCAGACGACGACACGCCATCGCGAAGTTATCATGGAATAGTTTTCTCATTTAACGGCAATTTCGTCCGGATATGGGCTCCTGATAGAAACAACTTCAATAATCCAAGTGCTTACGTCG GTTTCGCAGGAGGTATGCGTGATGGTTGGGGCAATAGTCTGTTCAACACCTATTTTGATGACGCCATTGTTAAGGTAACCGTCTGGACTGACAGTTTCCCTACGCCGGATTTTGAGACAAACGGCAGCCTACAGATGGGATACGGAAACGGTTTGGACAACTATAGAGAAATCACAATACCAGGAGAAATAACACCGGAGTTGGTGTATGTGCAG GTTACAGCTATAGACGGGCCCAATAACGAGTTCTCCTTTTACGGAATGGGTGTGCAACAAGCAATGCCTGGCACCGACGTGAACTATGGCGGTCTGATCTATGCTTACAATGATACTGAAATACGGATGTGGTCACCGGATACATCTTACggtggtataataaatgttatcgaTGGATGGGGAGGAGAGATAAATGTCCAGACTTCTCAAATCGCCAACGTCACTGTCAAGATATGGCAAACCGCTGCCAGCG ACCCTTGCCACGAAGACAACTACGAAGAGATTGACAATCGATACAGAAGTTCAGCATTTAGCTCAAGCCACTTCTCCAACATTTCGGACTTGATATGTGACAGGGACATTTCTCTGGCGTGGTATCGCTTCACAAGTGACGCTGGGGGTGAAATACCGACGTCTTGTGTTAACGTAGGAATGTGTGGTACTCAGTATCCTGTATGGATAAACGGAGACATTCCTGACGGTGTAGGTATCAACACTGTAGAGGCATGTGTTAACAAGG GAGGTGCAACATGCTGCGATGAAACAATATTCATTCGAGTGAAACGATGTACCGACTACTTCGTGTATGAACTAAAACCGTTGTCATCTTGTCCAATGGCATACTGTGCAG GCGATCTTGAACCATGTCCACCTGGTGAACGTTCTCCGACAGGGGATTTTCAACCGGGATGCTCAG ATGTGTTTCCCGAATTAGAACATCCGCCATTGTTGACGCACAAGATTGATCAAAACATTGCCTACTTCGAGTGTAGCTTCGTACCCCTATGGTCAAACACGACGAGTTTGGTAGAGTGGTACCTTGATGACGAACTTATCAAGTATAAATACCTTAGTTACAAATATCATACCGATGAATTGCCGGAACATGAATACAAGCTTGGCTCAACT GTAACTTGTGAAGTGTCCGTCTCGTACACACGATATGAAGTATTTGGGTATCCAAAGCAAAGCAATGCTATCTTCGTTGGAGTTCAG ATCTTGCCGAGTGAGGTAACTGTGTGGGAAGACGGACTGCCTTCTAACGTGTCAATTGTAACGACCATCCCAATGCGATGCTCCTTTCTCCTCAGAGCAAGACAAA ATTACTACGGTTTGTTAAGGCCTGACATAGTGTTTGACAAGTGTCAAGTAGACAAAGGATATGATAATGCTGAATCTCCAGATATAGTTAACATCTATGCAATAAAGGATTGCCAATCAGAAGTCTTCTATACGAACATCGTAGATGTCATACCATCGGAGGATTGTTCATTATCAATCACTCAAGGTTATAGTGAATATTTCGGG GTTAACACAGAAGACGTTGATTGTGGAAGCTGCTGTGGAACTGGAGATCCTCACTACACAACTTTCGATTCAAG TGGCTATGATTGGTATGGAGCCGGTGACTTCGTACTTCATCAGAGCTTATCACGGCACTTTCAG GTTCATGTCAGGACATGGAAGTGTTGGTCTGTCACGTGTCACTGTGCTGTCGCTATACGTGAAAATAAGGACGTCATAAGTGTGGACATATGTCACGGCACGTTTGAAAAAGCCGCgccaaaaataagaaaacttAGCGAACACAGGTTTGCAAGAGGTGTCATTGTCAGAAAAAGTACGTCGGGAAAGGAGTTTAGG ATTGAGATGCCTTCTCAAGCTGCCATAAGAGTCGTAACGTCTAGTACCCACTTGAATATATACCTGGATGTACCCGGTGATGACTTTCAGCACTCTGATGGTTTATGCGGAACCTTTGACCATGACAGCTCGAACGATTACAGAAAGAGAGATGGAAGCACTTTGTCTCACACAGGACGTCGTCCGGATGCATTCGGTGAAAGCTGGAG AATTCCTGCAGGCGAAAGTTTGCTCCATAAGTTATCAGATGCGGTTGAAGAAGACCCAAGACAGCTCAAAGAAAATATGACCTACTGTTCCTGCCTTGGCGAAGAAAATGAGTGCCATGACAGTTTAAAAGACTTTACTGACTATTCGTATCTAACGGACAGCTGGACAGACATCACAGATGAAATTGACGTTGAAACGACAGAAAGCAG GACTAAGCGAGATCTGCACGCTGCGTCCACGAACACATTCACGGAAGATGTACCATTCCTACCAGCCACACTGACGTGGCCTACTCCTAGCGGTATCACAGAGCAACAAGCACGCCAAATGTGTGAGTCAGCAGTTCTCAACTCTACCGCTGCAGAAGCATGCGCAGACGTTCAAGGCGTCGATCTGTTTGTTGGCGTTGAAGGCTGCGTGGAAGACATTGGG GTTACGGACGATCTAGCGTTTCTAGCGGAAGCTGTATCATTGATGGAAAATGAATGTGTggtgttgacaatgaaaaacatcTCCTTGTACACTAAAG ATGAAAACGGAACTGTTATCGGACCACCGTCCTTTATTTTCGAAGTGATTTGCCCTTCACAGTGCAGTGGTAATGGTGAGTGTATCAATGGGACGTGCCACTGTTATGATG GTTACGACGGATCAGACTGTTCGATCGATACAACTGCACCTCCAACGCTCTGGTATATTAACGACGTTGAAGAACATGCCTTGTGTGACGTCAGAGAGGACTCTTGTCAACAAATCAGCGTTATTGGAGATAACTTCCTTAATTCGGAATATTTAGTGTGCCTTTACAACGTCATACAC GCACCACAGACTACATCACATCCGATCGGTGAACCACTCAAAGTTGACTCTCATTTCAACACATTCCGTGAAGTCACTTGCTCATTGCCAAATCCCATGGTGACCCCAGGAGACCCAGGCGTCACTGAGGGCAGCACAGTGAGCACCATCGAAATGTACGTTAGCAATGACAATGGCGTTACCATGAGTGGAGGATTGCTGCTGACAACATATGACTCAAAGTGTCGGCACTGTGACGTCACTGACGGTTGTATCATAAAG ACTGATGCCTGTGAAATTGAAGGCAGCTGTTTTTCTGACGGAGAATACCATCCATACGACAACAGTAGATACTGTGATCCAACCAACGACCAGTATGAATGGACTACAG ATGCAAATTGGGTACTTATACTGGCAGTTACGTTGACCGTGGCACTTGTGGTTGTCCTTGCCATCATTTTGATCTTTTTCAACCGCAGCCGTCTTTGCAGACGGATGAAGACTAACAACAAG GTCCATCATAaggagaaagaagaagaaatcgTGATCGAAGAGCAGAAGGAACCAAAATGA